The proteins below are encoded in one region of Dama dama isolate Ldn47 chromosome 21, ASM3311817v1, whole genome shotgun sequence:
- the LOC133042292 gene encoding epidermal retinol dehydrogenase 2-like — translation MALKLKSAKKLLTFLGRSLLALLETVVFTIIPKPRKNVAGEIVLITGAGSGLGRLLALKFAQLGSVLVLWDINQKSNEETCKMAGEAGARRVCAYTCDCSRKEEVYRVANQVKKEVGDVSILINNAGIVTGRKFMDCPDELIEKSLDVNFKAHIWTYKAFLPAMIANNHGHLVCISSSAGLIGINGLADYCASKFAANGFAESIFLETFAKGQKGIKTTIVCPFFIKTGMFEGCTTGCPSLLPILEPEYAVRKIVDAILQENLYLYMPKFIYFIVFLKSFLPLKLGLLLGEYLGAFNVMDGFIGSRKKN, via the exons ATGGCACTCAAGCTGAAGTCAGCCAAGAAATTGCTCACTTTCTTAGGAAGATCATTGTTGGCTCTTCTGGAGACTGTAGTTTTTACTATAATCCCAAAGCCACGGAAGAATGTTGCTGGTGAAATCGTACTTATAACAGGTGCTGGAAGTGGACTCGGAAGGCTCCTAGCCCTCAAATTTGCCCAGCTTGGGTCGGTGCTTGTGCTCTGGGATATCAATCAGAAGAGTAATGAGGAGACCTGCAAGATGGCTGGGGAAGCTGGAGCCAGGAGGGTCTGTGCCTATACCTGTGACTGCAGCCGGAAGGAGGAGGTGTATAGAGTGGCCAATCAG GTGAAGAAAGAAGTTGGTGATGTTTCCATCCTGATCAACAATGCCGGAATCGTAACAGGCAGAAAGTTCATGGACTGCCCGGATGAGCTTATAGAAAAGTCTCTTGACGTGAATTTCAAAGCACATATATGG ACTTATAAAGCCTTTCTACCTGCTATGATTGCTAACAACCATGGACATTTGGTGTGCATTTCAAGTTCAGCTGGATTAATTGGAATAAATGGACTGGCAG ATTACTGTGCAAGTAAATTTGCAGCCAATGGATTTGCTGAATCGATATTTTTAGAAACATTTGCCAAGGGACAGAAGGGGATCAAAACGACTATCGTGTGTCCATTTTTTATAAAAACCGGAATGTTTGAAGGATGTACTACTGG CTGTCCTTCTCTCTTACCGATTCTGGAGCCAGAATATGCAGTCAGGAAGATAGTAGATGCTATCCTGCAAGAAAACCTGTATCTGTATATGCCCAAGTTTATATActtcattgtgtttttaaaaag CTTCTTGCCCCTCAAGCTGGGGCTGCTTTTGGGTGAGTACCTGGGGGCCTTTAATGTAATGGATGGCTTCATTGGCTCCAGGAAGAAAAACTGA